The Chloroflexota bacterium DNA segment CAGGCTGTCTATTCTATCGTGCCATTGATGATCCGGTAGATGCCGCCCTTCATTGTGGCTGCGCCAAAGTTGAGCAGGTAGCCCAATTTCATGCCTGTCAGTTTCAGGTAAGTGAGCACCTGCTTCTGGTGGGCTGGGTGAACCGTCTCAACTGACTTGAGTTCAACGAGCACCTTGTCTTCCACCACGAGATCGGCGCGGAAACCCTCATCAAATGTCATCCCGTCGTACTCTATGGGAACCCCGACCTGGCGCTGGACTCGCAGCCCTGCTTTGCGCAACTCGTGCGCGAGCAGCGTTTCATATACGCTCTCTAGCAACCCAGGTCCCAGCGCCACGTGCAGGCGTACCGCGGAGTCCACGATGATCTTGCCGATTTCATTTTCGTTCATAGCGGCATGCGCTTTCTCACACAGAGGCACAAAGGCACAGGGA contains these protein-coding regions:
- a CDS encoding GxxExxY protein, which encodes MNENEIGKIIVDSAVRLHVALGPGLLESVYETLLAHELRKAGLRVQRQVGVPIEYDGMTFDEGFRADLVVEDKVLVELKSVETVHPAHQKQVLTYLKLTGMKLGYLLNFGAATMKGGIYRIINGTIE